GCAGCATTGATGCAAGCACATCGAGTTCCTGCAAAATGGTTCACAAAATGAGAAATGAAGAGCTGTATCTTGTAAAACAAGTCATTAATAAAATGGATCCCCAAGAGGAGATAAGAGACTAATGTATAAAGGTCAGCTATTACAGTGGTATCTTCCatctagaagaaaaaaattaaatatcgtAAGTCACCCTTTTGTCTAAAGGGGATTTCacttggaaaagaaaatattccaAACTAAAGGAGTGGGTTGCATAACCATAAGATGCTGAAGCAAACTTCTAGGCTTTGACAGGCCAATGTTGTGATCTTCGATGAGACCAAGACGAGCCTGATGTCGAGGCCATCTTGGCCTTTAGCATTGACAGGCTGCATGAAGCGCCAATCAAGGCTATCTTGCCTTAACAGGCTACACCAGGCTACAAGAGGCTGATCTAATTACTTCTAAAGATCTCCAAAAGGTTAAAGATCAGCTGGCACATATCCATAACAGCTCCTTCAGTGGAACAAGTTTGGAATTCAGAGGGACACATTTGAGAGCAATTTTTACCTCTCCTGAATGTCCCCAAAACAGTGGATTCGCAAATTCTATAAATCAGTGAATAGAAGACAGTCTTTACTCACCTCCATCTGCTTGAAGAACTTGAACATATATATCAATCTGCAAAAAATTGGTTTGAAAGATTAACTCTTACTACTCTGTGCATATTATTACTATCTGATCATAGAGAGAATCACCGAACCTGAGAACGAGGCATTAGATGGGTCAGTATGCATGCTTCCATCGTCTGGCGAACTACAAGAGATATCTCTGTTGATCGTCTGAATACACCAAAATCTAAATCATTCTGGGAACATAGCAGTTTCTCTAACTACAGCAATGCAATTGAATATGCCATCAGAAACATGACAAACAATAAAGATGTAGTCACtaaatgataaaaagaaaTGCATGAAAACAATGAGAGGCTGCATATTTTCTTCAAAGACAAATAATCGCATCGAAGAATATGCTCAGCAGCTACATTGTTTACAAATCTTCGAAGAGTTCTAATTATAAGCAATTTTACAAGACAACAAAGGCTTCTCCTTTTTTCAAGAATTGAAACAGAACGAAAactgaaaaaatttcataaaagtTATGTTTTCAAGTAAAAGAGGATTGCAGCAGCAAGGAATAAGGCCTGGTTTGGTACGctggaatggaatggaatggatTTTTGTATAGTGAATGTAATTATATTgggagaaaaataataatttttagattGAACCAGAGATATGAaagattaaatttaattagatgAACTTAATTTTCATGATATCATTCTACATATCATatgtttagatatataaaactaAAAGATAATATAAGATAAATGTAAAACTTAGTAGAAATGATGGAATGAgcatttcttaattttttttaaggaatgACCATTCCATCATATTGTAACGAAATTTCCCTCCAAATGGAATGCTCTTTCTAACCCATACAAGTATATCCATATAAGGAAATGGAGTAGAAGGATGGATTTCCATTCCGTTCCTGTCCATTACATTCCGGCGTACAAAATGGGACATTAAGAGAATACAAAACACAGTTTTGGAAAACAAACAGACAAAAGCTCAATCCCAAAAATTTGAGTAGAATCTAAGCAATTGTTATGTTCTTGCAGAATCCTAATATTGTAATCTAGTTCAATTTCTAGTGGCCAACTTTCTTCGCAGCACTCCTGATTAATATGCATTGCAGATATGACTTCCCTAATGACATTGATAAAAGTCAAATAATTGGAGGATTCACATAGATAAAAGAGTCTGAAGTGTGAAATTGAAAGAATTAACAACGCATTACTGcataattcaaaataaaagcaaaggaaagaaggaaaaagcaTGTGAGGAAAACAAACCtatctccttttccttttctcatgCGATCGCCAGTACTAAAATTAGCCATGCTGTATTCACAACGTACCTAATGgacatagaaaaaaaataaaataaaaggcaTTTTTGGTATGAAAATAATGTAAGCCCAATTATCTGAACACAAATGACATAATATTACATATTACCAAAGCCTGATCGCTCATTTGTTGGCTCCTGTTTTGAACCTGAAGATCAAGAGCAAATGTTTAGTTTAGTCTTTCTATCATCGATACCATCAGTAGCATATAAAAGCACTAACAGAATTAAATAATGGCATTGGACTCTATCTTCATGTCTGCAAATCCAATTTCTAGTGACACAGCCAATGATGAGATTCACTATCAATATACCAACCTATCTGATTTAACAAAGAAAAACTAAGGGGGGAAAAAGGTTCAGAAGAAATTCAGAAACATCTTCACCCCATACACAAAGTTCAAAggctctttttctttttggccaaTACAGTAAAAATATTCCTCATATCAAGAAGATGAAACAATATAAATGTGAAACGTATGCATGTAAGCATGTGTATGAATATTGTTCACAAATACGTATTCATACAATTGCAGGACCAACTCAAAACTTCTTGAATCTAATCTCTAAAGCACATGACATAGTGTCCACTCAACCAGTGGCAGGTACATCAAGCAAGTTCAAAAGTAAGGCCAGGTCGACTTTACCTCTCTAGGGCCATAAACTGCAGCAATTACTTTCGTGTTACCCATCACAAAGACAGCAGAgctgtaattaaaaataatccaAACAAACCGAAGCCAAATGAGTATTATTAAAATCTAATTATGCAAAGctaaagtaaaataataataataataatataaaagtgtTTCAGTTACCCGTCCGCCTTTGCTACAACTCCCATCTCTGCATGCAACTTCCTCATCTGTGCATGTGCCAAGCAAAGCAGGAGTATGAAAATCATGTCAATCTTTtactaatatattatataaaatatcagTTGCACGAAGGAGAAAACTTACTTCCATGGGACGTCGGCCATCTATCCGGAGACCTTCAGGGCTAACATATTCCATCGTCAAaagcagagagagagtgaCCACTTAAGAAAATGAGTCAAGCAGACCTGCAACATAATGGAAGCAGTCAGAAGGTGCACCATTTCAGCATCACCAAACCTCAATTTACTACAGATCCTCGTGATGACCCAATTTTACATATCATAATCTTGAGATAGCTAGACCAAGCTGGTTACTAATTCTAATAGTGATTAGTGACAACACATTGATCAAGAAACTCAATTAAGGGCAactttaaatttaaaagtgaaaaagaagCCACTCTACCCACGAAACAGAAAACTGCCACCCAAGACGAACTTTAGCAAAGTTCTTAGAAAGGGTGAAGCACTTCAAATTCACTGATGACAGCCGCTGTGCTCCATTACTTCAtttaatcataattttattttgtactatttGTTGGCACTgtcaataataaaaaatacgaAAATATAACAGAAGAAATAGTTAATATTGTCTTATCATTATTGCAATAGGTATGCATGAATTGTGCCTCATCTTTTCAATCCAATTCAACTGAACCCCCTACTCTGAGGGTCcaaaatacataataaaacGAGCTTGGTGAAACAATATGGAAGCACCTGAGGTTACTCAAACTATGTTGCTATAGAGGAGTGTGCGGTTCCAGGCACGCTGCAATTTTCATGGTACTTGGATCCTAGGCCTGTTCCTATGTTTTGGAGCCAGTGCCTAACCTCTTCAGACCTACAACCAGATCCTACCAAGAAGCTGG
The sequence above is drawn from the Punica granatum isolate Tunisia-2019 chromosome 5, ASM765513v2, whole genome shotgun sequence genome and encodes:
- the LOC116209256 gene encoding exosome complex component RRP41 homolog codes for the protein MEYVSPEGLRIDGRRPMEMRKLHAEMGVVAKADGSAVFVMGNTKVIAAVYGPREVQNRSQQMSDQALVRCEYSMANFSTGDRMRKGKGDRRSTEISLVVRQTMEACILTHLMPRSQIDIYVQVLQADGGTRCACINAATLALADAAIPMRDLVTSCSAGYLNSTPLLDLNYVEDSAGGPDVTVGILPKMDKVTLLQMDSKLPIDTFDNVMQLAIEGCKAVATYIREVLLENTKQLEYHRGV